One segment of Vulpes lagopus strain Blue_001 chromosome 8, ASM1834538v1, whole genome shotgun sequence DNA contains the following:
- the GPR151 gene encoding G-protein coupled receptor 151 produces MLAAALAASNSSTMNVSAHLHFVGGYVPSDSKDWRTIVPALLVAVCLVGFMGNLCVIGVLLHSAWKGKPSMIHSLILNLSLADLSLLLFSAPVRATAYFKGVWDLGWFVCKSSDWFIHTCMAAKSLTIVAVAKVCFMYASDPAKQVSIRSCTIWSVLVAIWAVASLLPLPEWFFSTTRLHAGVEVCLMDVPPVAEEFMAMFGKLYPLLAFCFPSLFASFYFWRAYGQCKKRGTKTQNLRNQLRSKQLTVMLLSIAVTSAVLWLPEWVSWLWIWHVKAGGPAPPQGFIALSQVLLFSISSANPLIFLVMSEEFKEDLKSLWRWMITRKQPTASESQKTPAGNSEVPPDNAPSPESPTSIPEKEKTGSPSSSTEKTEKAQVPILPDVEQFWHERDTVPCVQDNDPIPWEREDQETGDCDK; encoded by the coding sequence ATGCTGGCAGCTGCCCTCGCCGCCTCCAACTCCAGCACCATGAACGTGTCTGCTCACCTCCACTTTGTCGGAGGGTACGTGCCCTCTGACTCCAAGGACTGGAGGACCATCGTGCCGGCTCTCTTAGTGGCCGTCTGCCTGGTGGGCTTCATGGGGAACCTTTGCGTGATTGGTGTCCTCCTTCATAGCGCTTGGAAAGGAAAGCCGTCCATGATCCACTCCCTGATTCTGAATCTCAGCCTGGCtgatctctctctcctgctgtttTCTGCACCCGTCCGAGCTACAGCATACTTCAAAGGTGTTTGGGATCTTGGCTGGTTTGTGTGCAAGTCCTCTGACTGGTTCATCCACACGTGCATGGCAGCCAAGAGCCTGACGATTGTTGCAGTGGCCAAGGTATGCTTCATGTATGCGAGTGACCCCGCCAAGCAAGTGAGTATCCGCAGCTGCACCATCTGGTCAGTGCTGGTGGCCATCTGGGCTGTGGCTAGCCTGCTGCCGCTGCCAGAATGGTTCTTCAGCACCACCCGGCTTCACGCAGGGGTGGAAGTGTGCCTCATGGATGTACCCCCCGTGGCCGAAGAGTTCATGGCAATGTTTGGTAAGCTCTACCCTCTCCTGGCATTTTGCTTCCCGTCACTCTTTGCCAGTTTTTATTTCTGGAGAGCTTATGGCCAGTGTAAAAAGCGGGGAACTAAGACTCAGAATCTTAGAAACCAGCTGCGCTCAAAGCAACTCACGGTGATGTTGCTGAGCATCGCTGTCACTTCCGCTGTTCTGTGGCTCCCGGAGTGGGTGTCCTGGCTGTGGATATGGCATGTGAAAGCTGGAGGCCCGGCCCCACCGCAAGGCTTTATAGCCCTGTCTCAAGTCCTCCTGTTTTCCATCTCTTCGGCAAATCCTCTGATTTTTCTAGTGATGTCAGAGGAGTTCAAGGAAGACTTGAAAAGCTTATGGAGATGGATGATAACCAGAAAGCAACCAACTGCCTCAGAATCTCAGAAAACACCAGCGGGTAACTCGGAGGTCCCTCCCGACAATGCTCCGTCTCCTGAGTCCCCAACATCCAtaccagagaaagagaaaactggcTCTCCCTCCTCCAGCACAGAGAAAACTGAGAAGGCACAGGTTCCCATCCTCCCTGATGTAGAGCAGTTCTGGCACGAGAGGGACACAGTCCCTTGTGTACAAGACAATGACCCTATCCCCTGGGAACGTGAAGATCAGGAGACAGGAGATTGTGATAAATAG